The stretch of DNA CTGAAAACATCGCGCATGAAATCTACGCGATCCTCAATCGATTGGGGTTGGTACGGGCCGAACTTTCCTTCGGCAAGAGCACGCGACGCCCAGAGATATCGCCCTTCCGGCAACGCCCGCGCCGCTGTCAGCATCTCGTCAGCGACCACATGCCGGGGCGCCGGGGCATCAAGCCCAATATCGTGCGCCAGAGCGAGGGCGCGCCGGGCACACCGGCGCTCGAACACGGCCCAGGGACCGGCATCAACGTCCAGGTCAAAGTAGCCTCTGACACTCACCTCAAGGGTCGGCCACCGGGGCCGATCATGACGGCCAAGGGCATGCCCGCAGGTGAGCTGCCACATGGCATACGCCGCCCGGTGTCCCAACGACATGTCCATATACTCGCGACTAAGTCCGATACTGTCGCTGAACACGCGCACCCGGTAGCCACGCACGTCATAATAAAAACTCGCCAGACGCCCGGGCGCATTTGACTGCCCACCGCCATAGACACCCGCGTTCAAACGCAGTGAACCCGCCATATCGGTCAGATGCGCTGAATAAGCCTCCTCGGTCGGCCACAGATAATCCAATTCCTGCCGCCATCTGATCGGACAGGGACTGTCACCCGCCTGTGACACGATGCGCGCGAAGACATCCGCCCCTTCAGCAACACCGGCGTAAGCCGCGTCCTGTGCCAACAGACCCGCGTCATCACACGCCCCGGCATCAACGGCATGCTGAACAGCCGCCTGCCAGTCGACCGGCCGAGGCTGGATCGCTGCCGCATACAGCATCAGCACGCCCGTCCCCGCGATAACGGCCAAGACGAACGCGGCAGCGGTCAGACCTGCCAATCGAAAAATACGCACCAACTTATCCCCGGTGGTTTCTGCGGCCCGATACTTGTTCGCGCTCTGCGTGTTGTGGGTAGAGCTTAAATGTGGACATAAGGATTTGCCAATGCGCAGAAGCGAGACCATTGCCCCGGAATGCGCCCGTATACGGGATATCATCGTTACCGACCGGCGCGAACTCACGCCCCTGCTGAGACAGCGCTCAATGCTCAGGCCAACAGTTGACCGGCTGGAGAACGAACTTGACGACATCCAGCGAACAATCCGGACCGTCCAGAACGTCCGGCTGCCCTACACCGTTTCGCGCACCTGGCTTGGCATTGCCGTAGAATTGATTACCGAGGGCACGCGTGATCGGGTTCTTGATCGCCTGGCGGCGAGAAAAAACGCCAAGGAATCAGAGTTGCGGGGCCCCAAGTCAAACCTGAGTAGGGTCGAGGCCCGGATCGCCAGCTTGCAGGCAAACCTCCAGCAGCAGACAGCGCGGTTCCGCGGATTGAGGTGCGATCCCGGCGCCCTGGGTATGTGGACCGTAGGCTAGAGGCCGGCCCTCACCGCACCTCTTCGACAAAGTAAAACTCCTTGTCGAAGAAGCTGTAGAGCACGCTGGCGGGGACCTGATAGGTCGCGGCCACATAGTCGCCCTGGCTTTCGTGGATGTCCCAGCCGCGCAGTTTGGCGTCGGCATTGCTGGGCATGGCGTGGGTCGGGTCCGGCTGGTTCTCCGCCACAAAGTCCCCGCGCTCACCGCCCAGGCGCTGCATGACGCCGCGCGGCATCAGCGTGTAGGCGATGTGTTTGGGCCCCTGATAGACGTGAATGCCGTCGAACTGGCGCACGGCATGTTGGGCCGCCAGACCAATGCGCATGTGGTCACGATGGCCCGTCGCGCCGGATTCCGGCCAGAACGTGACCACCAAGTCCGGCTCAAAGCGATGAAACGCCTTGGTGATTTCTGCCGCCAGCGACAGGAACGGCACGTCGCGTTCCAGCGCCCCGTCCGGCATCGGCCACACTTCGTGGGCATCAATGCCCAGCGCATAGCTGTTCTTGAGGGCCTCCGCCATCCGGATGATGCCCAGGTGCTGCTGGTGCACGATCTTGGGCATTTGCGTGCCCGCTTCTCCGCGCGTGGCGGTGATCATGCCCAGGTCGGCCCCTTCGGCCTTGGCCGCCACCAGCAGACCGGCCACCAGCTGCTCATCGTCGGGATGCGCAAAAATCGCCATCACCCGCTTGGCGCCCAGCTCCTGCGTCAGCGACGACACATGTTGGACGCCCGGCTCCTCGAACAGGGAATCCAGCCAGATCACGCCCACCATGCTGGCCAGCAGCGCAATTCCGCCGATAACCGCGCCAACGCGCCCCAGAAGCTTGAGCATGCAACCTCTCCCGATTTCACGGGTCTGCTATTCGGACCCTGCCGTGTTTCTGGCATTTCACCGCCAAAAGCGCCATATAGGCGCCCATGAACGTGCAGTTTCACAAGATGAACGGCCTCGGCAACGAGATCGTGGTGATCGACGCCCGCGACGGGGGCTTTGCCCTCGACGCCGATGCTGCACGCCTGATCGGCAATCCCTCAACCGGCCCCGGCTGTGACCAGATCATGGTCATTGAACCGGGAAGGAAGGGTGCCGACGTCTGGACGTCCATCTGGAACAATTCCGGTGAGGAAGTGGAAGCCTGCGGCAATGGCGCCCGCTGTGTTGCCGCCTATCTGTTC from Pyruvatibacter sp. HU-CL02332 encodes:
- a CDS encoding PIG-L family deacetylase; amino-acid sequence: MLKLLGRVGAVIGGIALLASMVGVIWLDSLFEEPGVQHVSSLTQELGAKRVMAIFAHPDDEQLVAGLLVAAKAEGADLGMITATRGEAGTQMPKIVHQQHLGIIRMAEALKNSYALGIDAHEVWPMPDGALERDVPFLSLAAEITKAFHRFEPDLVVTFWPESGATGHRDHMRIGLAAQHAVRQFDGIHVYQGPKHIAYTLMPRGVMQRLGGERGDFVAENQPDPTHAMPSNADAKLRGWDIHESQGDYVAATYQVPASVLYSFFDKEFYFVEEVR